The following proteins are encoded in a genomic region of Burkholderia cepacia:
- a CDS encoding phosphate/phosphite/phosphonate ABC transporter substrate-binding protein, giving the protein MNPSIAVLPMYNVTPRHAALWRALLRDALDAFVKAGGPAGVALPDAPFDDLHALWRRDDLLLSQTCGYPYRMLGLRDAVRLIATPAFDADGCDGARYSSVLVVSARVHAGGATTLAACRGLRAAFNGEDSHSGMNAFRHAVAPHAHDGRFFGSVTPFGSHVNVLRALASGDADCASIDCVTFAYIRDALPDLLKDIRIIGATACAPGLPFIASRALPETQVGALRDALDRAVAADAERARVLRLKGFERLLPADYDTIARFAQGAAACGYPELA; this is encoded by the coding sequence ATGAACCCATCGATCGCAGTACTGCCGATGTACAACGTGACGCCGCGCCACGCCGCTCTGTGGCGCGCGCTGTTGCGCGATGCGCTCGATGCGTTCGTGAAGGCAGGTGGCCCGGCCGGCGTCGCGCTGCCCGACGCGCCGTTCGACGACCTGCATGCGCTGTGGCGGCGCGACGATCTGCTGCTGTCGCAGACCTGCGGCTACCCGTACCGGATGCTCGGTTTGCGCGACGCCGTGCGTTTGATCGCAACGCCCGCTTTTGACGCGGACGGTTGCGACGGGGCGCGCTACAGCAGCGTGCTGGTCGTGTCGGCCCGCGTGCATGCGGGCGGCGCGACGACGCTCGCCGCCTGTCGCGGGCTGCGGGCCGCATTCAACGGCGAGGATTCACACAGCGGGATGAACGCATTCCGGCACGCGGTCGCGCCGCATGCGCATGACGGGCGTTTCTTCGGATCGGTCACGCCGTTCGGCTCGCACGTGAACGTGCTGCGTGCGCTGGCGTCCGGCGATGCCGATTGTGCGTCGATCGACTGCGTGACGTTTGCTTATATCCGCGACGCGTTGCCCGATCTGCTGAAGGACATCAGGATCATCGGTGCGACGGCTTGCGCGCCGGGATTGCCGTTCATCGCATCGCGCGCGCTGCCGGAAACACAGGTCGGCGCGTTGCGGGACGCGCTCGATCGAGCAGTGGCCGCCGACGCGGAACGAGCGCGCGTGCTGAGGCTGAAGGGATTCGAACGGCTGCTACCGGCCGACTACGACACGATCGCACGGTTCGCGCAGGGCGCGGCCGCGTGCGGCTATCCCGAGCTGGCCTGA
- a CDS encoding fatty acid desaturase, giving the protein MAEYFDVDHARAIAALDARFTARTEWPTWLLVAVIYGGWLAVLLLVRDGHLSLAAATPPLILLGAWHMSLQHELLHGHPTRSAFVNKLLGYPPLTVWYPYTLYRDTHLDHHRDEDLTVPGIDPETNYVTRERWAQLPRWRRALTVARKTFIGRIVVGPPLAIIATVADSVAAFRRGDFRYLPMWMTHVACVVVLLAWLQWAIGVPWWYYLLAITWPALSLAMIRSLYEHRAARHPKARITINEAGFAMRLLYLNNNYHLVHHDLPKLPWYDLPRAYRMRRDAYLKKCGGFVIRGGYRELLARHAWTPTDTPVHPFDEGTASLSTGSGVKVAVVDTVLQIST; this is encoded by the coding sequence ATGGCCGAATACTTCGACGTCGATCACGCGCGCGCCATTGCCGCACTCGACGCCCGCTTCACCGCCCGCACCGAGTGGCCGACCTGGCTGCTGGTCGCCGTCATCTACGGCGGCTGGCTTGCCGTGCTGCTGCTCGTGCGCGACGGGCACCTGTCGCTCGCGGCCGCGACGCCGCCGCTGATCCTGCTCGGCGCGTGGCATATGTCGCTGCAGCACGAGCTGCTGCACGGCCATCCGACGCGTTCCGCGTTCGTGAACAAGCTGCTTGGCTATCCGCCGCTGACGGTCTGGTATCCGTACACGCTGTATCGCGACACGCACCTCGACCATCATCGCGACGAAGACCTGACCGTGCCGGGCATCGATCCGGAAACGAACTACGTGACGCGCGAACGCTGGGCGCAACTGCCGCGCTGGCGCCGTGCGCTGACGGTCGCGCGCAAGACTTTCATCGGACGAATCGTCGTCGGGCCGCCGCTCGCCATCATCGCGACGGTCGCCGATTCGGTCGCCGCGTTCCGGCGCGGCGACTTCCGCTATCTGCCGATGTGGATGACGCACGTTGCCTGCGTGGTCGTACTGCTCGCCTGGTTGCAATGGGCGATCGGCGTGCCGTGGTGGTACTACCTGCTGGCCATCACGTGGCCCGCGCTGTCGCTCGCGATGATCCGCTCGCTGTACGAGCATCGCGCCGCGCGGCACCCGAAGGCACGCATCACGATCAACGAGGCCGGCTTCGCGATGCGGCTGCTGTACCTGAACAACAACTACCACCTCGTTCATCACGACCTGCCGAAGCTGCCGTGGTACGACCTGCCGCGTGCGTACCGGATGCGACGCGACGCGTATCTGAAGAAATGCGGCGGCTTCGTGATCCGCGGCGGGTACCGCGAGTTGCTCGCGCGCCACGCGTGGACGCCGACCGATACGCCCGTGCATCCATTCGACGAAGGCACGGCATCGCTGTCGACGGGGAGCGGCGTGAAGGTGGCCGTGGTCGACACGGTGCTGCAGATCAGTACGTGA
- a CDS encoding benzoate/H(+) symporter BenE family transporter, translating into MQPNSPPGTIRTIGNDWSVSAITAGFLAVLISYAGPLAIFFQASQAAHASNEMVSSWVWAISIGAGVSGLFASWKMKVPIITAWSAPGTALLVGLFPQLTLNQAVGAYITAALIILLIGVTGYFDRLVRHIPRGIACGMMAGILLPFGMHAFSAASDQPVLAFGMIAAYVIFRRLLPRYSIVLVLLTGAALATLLGMTHLGNVSPSIARPIFIAPEWTLGTTLSLALPLVVVSLTGQFLPGMTILRVSGYHTPARPIITATSVVSLVVACFGGITIVVAAITAALCTGKDAHEDPDRRYIAGLANGAFYLIGGLFAGTIVTVFFALPKAFVAILAGLALIGAIGANVHGIFEDENHREASVITFLATASGMTWLGLGSAFWGIVIGSLSYAVLNKVRRAA; encoded by the coding sequence ATGCAACCGAACTCCCCGCCCGGCACGATCCGAACGATCGGCAACGACTGGTCCGTTTCCGCGATCACCGCGGGCTTTCTCGCTGTACTGATTTCCTACGCGGGCCCGCTCGCGATCTTCTTCCAGGCGTCGCAGGCCGCGCACGCGTCCAATGAAATGGTGTCGTCGTGGGTCTGGGCGATCTCGATCGGCGCGGGCGTATCGGGCCTGTTCGCGAGCTGGAAGATGAAGGTGCCGATCATCACCGCGTGGTCGGCGCCCGGCACCGCGCTGCTCGTCGGCCTGTTTCCGCAACTGACGCTCAACCAGGCCGTCGGCGCGTACATCACGGCCGCGCTGATCATCCTGCTGATCGGCGTGACGGGCTATTTCGACCGGCTCGTGCGCCACATTCCGCGTGGCATCGCGTGCGGGATGATGGCCGGCATCCTGCTGCCGTTCGGTATGCATGCGTTCTCCGCGGCGTCGGATCAGCCCGTGCTCGCCTTCGGAATGATCGCGGCCTACGTGATCTTCAGGCGCCTGCTGCCGCGCTACAGCATCGTGCTCGTGCTGCTGACGGGCGCCGCGCTCGCGACGCTGCTCGGGATGACACATCTCGGCAACGTGTCGCCGAGCATCGCGCGCCCGATCTTCATCGCGCCCGAATGGACGCTCGGCACGACGCTCAGCCTCGCGTTGCCGCTCGTCGTCGTGAGCCTCACCGGCCAGTTCCTGCCGGGGATGACCATCCTGCGCGTGTCCGGCTATCACACACCGGCGCGCCCGATCATCACCGCGACCAGCGTGGTGTCGCTCGTCGTCGCCTGCTTTGGCGGAATCACGATCGTCGTTGCCGCGATCACCGCGGCGCTGTGCACCGGAAAGGACGCGCACGAGGATCCGGACCGGCGCTACATCGCCGGCCTCGCGAACGGCGCGTTCTACCTGATCGGCGGGCTCTTCGCGGGCACGATCGTCACGGTGTTCTTCGCGCTGCCGAAGGCGTTCGTCGCGATCCTCGCGGGGCTCGCGCTGATCGGTGCGATCGGCGCGAACGTGCACGGGATCTTCGAGGACGAGAACCACCGCGAAGCGTCGGTGATCACGTTCCTCGCGACCGCATCGGGGATGACGTGGCTCGGCCTCGGCTCCGCGTTCTGGGGAATCGTGATCGGGTCGCTGTCGTATGCGGTGCTGAACAAGGTGCGGCGGGCGGCGTGA
- a CDS encoding NAD(P)H-binding protein, protein MFVIFGASGNVGLSTVTTLRNAGHSVRAVLHDARHRDRFVQLGCDVAIAELTDANAIAAAIDGAQAVQILCPVPVADPDPAATMTRTIDVAAAALAANPPPALLALSDYGAERDGNTGITRLFHHFEERLKTIPTQLTLLRSAEHLQNWARVLPVALGTGVLPSFHHPVDKVFPTVWAPDVGVVSARLLLDAPEGGNGPRIVSVEGPRRVSVTAIADTLGAAAGRSIVAHELPRDTWNATLLRAGLSERHAQLIVDLYDVHNAGEIDVEAGVSERAYGTTPPVDGLSQLVRQHAR, encoded by the coding sequence GTGTTCGTGATCTTCGGAGCATCAGGCAACGTCGGCCTGTCGACCGTGACGACCTTGCGCAACGCAGGTCATTCCGTACGCGCGGTGTTGCACGACGCACGCCATCGTGACCGTTTCGTACAACTCGGCTGCGATGTCGCGATCGCGGAATTGACGGATGCGAATGCAATCGCCGCAGCAATCGATGGCGCACAGGCCGTGCAGATCCTGTGCCCGGTGCCGGTCGCCGACCCCGATCCCGCCGCGACGATGACGCGAACGATCGATGTGGCCGCCGCCGCGCTCGCCGCGAACCCGCCGCCGGCACTGCTCGCGCTATCGGACTACGGCGCGGAGCGCGATGGCAATACCGGCATCACCCGCCTGTTTCATCATTTCGAGGAACGGCTGAAGACGATCCCGACGCAGCTGACGCTGCTGCGTTCCGCCGAGCATCTGCAGAACTGGGCGCGCGTGCTGCCGGTCGCGCTTGGCACGGGCGTGCTGCCGAGCTTCCACCATCCGGTCGACAAGGTATTTCCGACGGTCTGGGCGCCCGACGTGGGTGTCGTCTCGGCGCGGCTGCTGCTCGATGCACCGGAAGGTGGCAACGGACCGCGCATCGTCAGCGTGGAAGGGCCGCGGCGGGTGAGCGTGACGGCAATCGCGGATACGCTCGGCGCGGCGGCCGGCCGCTCGATCGTCGCGCATGAGCTGCCGCGCGACACGTGGAATGCGACGCTGCTGCGCGCCGGGCTCAGCGAACGCCATGCACAACTGATCGTCGATCTGTACGACGTGCACAACGCCGGGGAGATCGACGTCGAGGCGGGCGTTTCGGAACGCGCTTACGGGACGACGCCGCCGGTAGATGGACTCTCGCAACTGGTGCGCCAGCACGCACGCTGA
- a CDS encoding AraC family transcriptional regulator, protein MSDAILAAPADNGVPVSLRSSRGLGWQGFGASLLEIRAGTYRIPAAEHHRIGVHIGSPVRADCVCDGERVSRIQAHGDVDVIPAGLPGQWTDSADCRILHIMLSDTFVRRTVEQLELKPSQAQIRRRLQVRDPRLQHIAWAMAAELEAEDASDPLYAESLCTALVARLVDGQPAFRERRRTLAPKAAARVIDYVEANLDRRMTLAELAALVSISVPHFKVLFRETLGMPVHQYVVRRRVERAKALLLEGRLSISQIALEAGFAHQSHMANWMNRVLGATPTEIARSGARGGLRLAYDGEGGGSGT, encoded by the coding sequence TGGCGCGTCGCTGCTGGAGATCCGCGCGGGCACCTACCGGATTCCGGCAGCCGAGCATCACCGGATCGGCGTGCATATCGGCTCGCCGGTTCGTGCGGATTGCGTGTGCGACGGCGAGCGCGTGTCGCGCATCCAGGCGCACGGCGACGTCGACGTGATTCCGGCCGGCCTGCCCGGCCAGTGGACCGACAGCGCCGACTGCCGGATCCTGCACATCATGCTCAGCGACACGTTCGTGCGGCGCACCGTCGAGCAACTCGAACTGAAGCCGTCGCAGGCGCAGATCCGTCGCCGGCTGCAGGTGCGCGACCCGCGCCTGCAGCACATCGCATGGGCGATGGCCGCCGAGCTCGAAGCGGAAGACGCGTCGGATCCGCTCTACGCGGAAAGCCTGTGCACGGCGCTCGTCGCGCGGCTGGTCGACGGCCAGCCCGCGTTCCGCGAACGCAGGCGCACGCTTGCACCGAAGGCGGCCGCGCGCGTGATCGACTACGTCGAAGCGAACCTCGACCGGCGCATGACGCTGGCCGAACTCGCGGCGCTCGTGTCGATCAGCGTGCCGCATTTCAAGGTGCTGTTCCGCGAAACGCTCGGGATGCCCGTGCACCAGTACGTCGTGCGGCGCCGGGTGGAGCGGGCGAAGGCGTTGCTGCTTGAAGGCCGGCTCAGTATCAGCCAGATTGCGCTGGAAGCCGGGTTTGCACACCAGAGTCATATGGCGAACTGGATGAATCGCGTGCTGGGTGCGACGCCGACGGAAATTGCGCGGTCGGGCGCGCGGGGCGGGTTGCGGCTGGCTTATGACGGAGAGGGCGGCGGAAGCGGGACATAA